The Bos indicus isolate NIAB-ARS_2022 breed Sahiwal x Tharparkar chromosome 12, NIAB-ARS_B.indTharparkar_mat_pri_1.0, whole genome shotgun sequence genomic sequence aataaatgcaattttaaaagattgctgtaatataattttaaagtatttttgttattaacCACTAGTGtatcttccatttctttatttaccAACTTGTCTCAACTACCTACACTAAAGCTTTGTCTCTTGGTGAGTTACTTGTAAACTTCAATTATCACAGTACTACACAGTACATTTAAGAGTTCTAAGCAGGTTCTATCCATATACTTTACTGAGTTTACAACACTAGGTTTCAAAATGCAACAGTATCCTTTATAGATATAAACTTGCAGCAAATAAACTATGGGATGTTTCTAGtcatttctaataattttctacTGTATTAAATTCTGTACTAATCTCCTCATACCCCTACCAATTCACTTCTAAACAATTTTAACTTCATTATACAAATATACATCTaaacataaatgcaaataaaagggTTTTTAACTTTTCAAGCTTATCAAACTGTCCTACTTTAAGTGGGTAaagtttttcatttcacttctaaATCTCCATGCCACATTATCCATGATCACAAACAATGAATGGTATATTTTAGGGATGAAGGGCACAAATTCTAGTCACAGGAGAGTGATTATAATGATTAATTCAAATTACATTCAATTATACCCCAAGGTTGTACCTCCAATAGTACTACGGCTCACAAATTGATGctactgaaattcaaattttagataAAAATGATTGTGACGACCACGAGGTAGAAACGTTTTTGTCAAGTAGAAAAAATATGTTAACAGTTTGGTGTACTGAAATATATCTAACCAAATAACCAAAAGATACAAGgatgtttatagttttaaaagaatGTGAACAACTTTATTCTGGGACTAGTACAACAATACAGCAAATaaaaggaatgtaaaatattactgctcatgtACTAAGCATCCGAGAAGTTTCTTGGGGGCTTGAAGTGGAAAGGGCACATAAGCACTGGTATCAGAACTGGACAGTTCATGGAGGCAGAATTTCCAGGAGCATTCTCAGGGGAGGCCATTACTGTTGTTACCCTGGGCTATAATTCACCACAGAATAAGACGTAGGACAGGTATGGACAGGCAGGACAGATTTTCACGCATCAGCTATTTATTGTGTCCTTGCTAGCGGCtcgaagataaagaaataaaaacctatGGTGCCTAACAAAGGAGTACAATATAATGGGGAGAGAACcatggaaaaataatttacaatatgGTGCAGAGATGCTATTAAAGATGTATAAACAAGGTGCTTTGGCAATTTTAAAGAGCACCTTTAGCAGAGACGGTTTCACAGAGGAAATAATGCATAAACTGGGACTTGCTGTTTGAGTAAGAAAAGATAGAAGGGAAAAGGTCTGTCAGGcaatgggaagagccgactcagaGAAGGCTTGAGGAGGGAGACCATCCAGAGAACACAGAGGTGAGTCAGTTTGTACAGCAGGCTGGGGGTGAAGGATGGACAACGGAGGGCCACACAGCGGAGGCTGGCTCTGACTGGGTAAAAGGGTGTACGTGGCCTTCTCAGAGTCCCTCATTCTAGGAGCTGGGAGTCAGTTTTAATAAGGGACCTGAGCATCCTCAGATTTTACTACCTGTGGCAGGCTCTGGAACCCACTCCTGCAGAATCTGAGAGACTGAAGGATGACtataattttatctcatttaggCTTATTAGAACCAAGTCTACCTTAAAAGTACTAACAAGGGGAACAAGTTTTTTAAGTATCATAGGCCTTTTCCTTATAAAATCTATTTTCCCTAAAACAATGGAGTCAATAATCTTATCAGATGACCCTTCAAAAGGGAAGTGCTGGTTTCCTATGAGATCTGAGAAGAAATGGGGCAGTGAAAGAGACGGAAAGGAGTGACACTCACCTTCCACACTCTCAGTCCTCTCAGCTCTACTTGTATCTTCAAATCCCTGCACAGATCCCAGATCTTTATCCAGCCTTTCTTTATCCAAAGCTCCAGAGTCTCGGGAACTGCCTTCTAGGTCTCTGTCATGCTCACTCTCCAGTTTGACTTCACTGCGTTTCACAGACTCTACTTGAGAACCCTCAAACGTTCTGTCCCTGTCCCTTTCCCGGTCCCTTTCCAGGGCATCGGAGAGtagtctctccctctccctgtccAAGTCTCTCCTTTTGTCCCGTTCCCTCTCCCGTTCCCGCAGTCGATCCCGGTCCCTATTCCGGGGCCAATCTTTATCGGCATCCCGCTCCCAGTCTCTCTGCCGGACGTCCCTCCTTTCTCGCTCCCGCTCTCTCTCGTGCTCATAACGGTCGCGCTCTTGAAGCCTCTCTCTGCTGTCAAACGACCCCGATCTTGAATGGACCTGTCGATCTGACTCAGGAGAACTTCTTCTGGAACTATGGCTTCTTGAATCCTGGCGATCTAAAATCAATGAAGCATATACAAAGACTTAACAcatgataaaacagaaataaaacgcTTTAATACAAGGTCTTTTAAAACTtacaatttctctttttctgtacttattttaaattatctaaaGAACTCATCTTAAGGAAAAAATCCATCTCAAAGAAAGACATCCACCACTCTTCAGTAGTGTCAAATATGCAAAAGGCatgtttgtttccttgtttatttccACTATAACCACAAAAGATCTTTAAAGAAATAAGTATGTAAAAATAAGTAAGCATTAACAGAACTGATCATTTCATTATGtacttcctcctctccccctaCCTTATTTACGCAGTCAACAGAGAAAAAGCATTGGTTGCAAGAAGCAGAACCAGAAGGTTAAAATTTTTAGGCATCAATAGAGAGACCCTTAACATGTAAGTGCTTTCCACCAAGATATACTACTAATATGCTGGTGTTAAACTGAGTGACATCACTGAATGTACCTCTACTCTATTGGTATTAATGTGATAATAGGTAACATCATGGTGGGATGGCTAAGCTTTTTAAGCTCCTTGAAAAATTTAAGGCAGTGTATAAACAACTTagcatttactttaaaattataattcgaacaaaacataaaaatgtacaaaatatactcacataagaaacactggttaggttataatttgtttttattacctGAGGAAGTACTTCGACTAGGTTCTCCACGCTTTAGCTGATCAATTCTGGATTTTCTCTCTCCTGTGATTTCCAGACTTTTagttttttctctgtctcttgagCCGCTATGCAGCACTCTCTTTCGACCGTTCTGGTCATCCCCACTGCGATGAGCAGAGTCGTTGGATGGGGAGCGGAGACGGCCAGACGTGTGACTGCGATTGCTCCGGTTGCTGCCGAGGCTGCTGCTCCGCTTCTGATCCACTGGCTTGCGATGTGGTGCGTCTTCTATAGTAACATGAGGCGCCTCTACCTTTTCCGCCCGTGTTCTGTGGCACTTCCTATGGGAGTCTTCACTGGTAAAAGATGTATTGGTGGTGGGGAGGGCGGAGGTGGAAATGGTGGTGGTCGATGTGCTGAAGGCTGTGGCAGGGGTGGCCGCGGTAGCAGCcaaaggaggtggtggaggagggagagaagacgGCGAAGGGGTCCTTCCAGGGGTGGTGGCAGTGGCGGCGTGCTCTGGCTCCGTCAGGTCCGTGCGGTCAGGCACGTCCTCATCAGACCAGTCACTGAACGCTGTATCCTCTTTCTTCTGAGGGTCCTCCAGAGCGCCATCCTTATCACTGGGCATGTCAGCCGGCTCCTCTTTGGCTGTGATAGGGGGAGTCCTCGGGCCTCTTTTCTTCTTACTCTGCTGCACCGTTTCTTCATCAGAGATGTCAGAATCACCTCTGGACCGCTTACGCTTCTTTTCAACACTTTTcttcttctgtcctttttttgGTGAAAATACTTGACCATCTTCAGACGCTATCTCTGTGTTACCCCTCCCCATTCCAACATcatcatctttctttctcttaatagGTTTCTTTtgaatctttgcttttctcttgctctccTCATAAGCTCCATCAGAGGTGTCTCGATCTTCGGATGGGTGGTGTCCTGTCAGGTCTTGTGAACGAGTTCTGGAGCTCtctgtgatttctgtttgttCTCTCTGCTTATCTACAGAAGAAACTTTCTCTTTGAAATCCTGCTCTTCATAGCGCCttgaactttcttttctttctggtttacgaTCGTCTTCTCTCCATCTACCCTGCCTGTCTTCTGTAAGGTGTGATGGACTAAGAGAACGTGATTCTTGAGGTCGAACAACCTGGCTCAAGAGTCTATGTTTTTCATCTAGACCAAAAGATAAAAGTCATCAGACTTTCATCATGTTAACAATACTGCATGTTACCTATAAATAACAAACCAGAGtctcccttttcattttaagtgtaaaaataacaataatttcagTAAAAACCGAAGTACAGCTTTACTACAACTAGTGGGAAATGACAAGTGCCACTGTGGTAAAATGACTATATATTTCGAACACATACTTTTTTTAGTCGCAATGTGATATATTCAGAAGCAGCAGagcaagtaaaaattttaaatcttaattcATCATTTCCTATTGATGTAAAAGAACTGTCTCATGGTTACAAATGAGTCTGACTCTAGAAACAGGGAACACAGATTCTGCTTACTTTTATCATCTCCACTGTTGTAGGCATCACTGTCAGGAGAATGCTCTCGCCGGCGCTTAGGTGACTGCCGAGGGCTAGGACTCCCTTCATTTCTATAGCGCTTCCTAAATCAGACAAACATAATTTGTAAGATTCCAGGGGATGAAAaagatttccttgttttttactattttttttttactataactATAAGATATAACTGCAGGATAACAATACTATCAGAGCTATCTGTATCATACAAAGGGCATTTATTTAgtatctttaacaaaattcttcATTTGTTGAGACTTAATGATTGTGGACTTAAAATACATGGTgccatctctgcttttttttttaccatacatGTAGAATCGCTCACTGAAATTCGCCCAGTTTAATTACTGTAAAGTGGTGACACAGCAGAGGATTCAACTCTACTAAAACTTATTCATCAGTTTTACTGTTTTATGATATAGAAATACCTTTCGTTGGaaagacaaatgagaaaaccTAGTATTGGCTTTGTGGTCAAATAAGACTTGAGTTCAACTTTTAGTCATGTTACTTATTATGCAATTTTAGGTAAATTCCTTGAAGTCATTCTTAGCTTTTTCATCTGAATATAGGTGAAAAATGGGGGTCCATCTCATAAAACTGCAGTGAGGAATACATTTGTTATGTCATAAGCCCAGTGCCTGTCATGTTGTGGGCACACTAGGAAAAACTGGTTCTAACTCACCTCTTAGAACTAAATCATCTACTTAAtgacaaattaataaaataattcatatgtTCACTATTTCTTACTCTTTAAACTTTAGATGACTAGTGTTCTCTGTATCTCTGGATACTTGCGTTATTCTAgtgttttcctatattttcactgaattttgaccacttttttttttttttaaacaaacactgTTTATAAATACTATGACCAGAAGTTGAGTAACACTGTAGCACATGTACCTTCTTGATGGCTCATTTATACAGATGAGCAACCAGGTAGAAAATGAGGCCCCAGATGTAGTATGACGCCTGCAGGCCCAAGCTTGTAACAATTCCTTATCTAAAGCTCCTGCCATCATCAGGTAGTCTATTTCCCCATCCTCTGAATCTGGGCTAACCCAGTGACTTACTATATATGACAAGAGGATGTGGTGAAAATGACACCGTGTAAGTCTCGAGATTTAGGATTCAAGAGGCCTTTcagcttctgcttttgccttcttgGTATGTATCTATTATCATATGCAAAAACAGAGTTTAGAGTATTAGAGGAAAAGAGGTCAAGATGCCCTAAGCAACAACCAGCACCAACCAGCACATCGCCAGACATGTGAGGAAGGCCATTTGGGGTCATTCAGACCTAGCTGACCTGCTAGATTGACTGGAGAAACAGAGTGATCCTACATGAAACCAGCAGAAGAGCCACTCTGCTGAGCTGAGTCAAACTGCCAACCCACAGAATCATGACCAAATAAATGGTGGTGGTTTTAAACTTCCACCATGACAATATACTGAGATAACAATAGATAAAAACATCAAGATATTTATCTCATATACCAAGTTACTTTATTGAGCAGCTGACTACTAAATTTCTGGGGCTCTTGTCAATGCTTGGAATATTTAACCACAACAAGCTCCAAGAAATTCTGGCTACTGTACATTGAGATTAGAAGCATGAAAATATAATCAAAGCATAGgactaaaaaaacaaataacaaatatttcagaattttaatcTTAGAAGACAGAGAGTTAAAGAGGCCAGAGTAAagagaaataatacatattttgctCTACATGTGTTAAAGGTAGTAtctgaattttatgtttaatgtgagatattttcttttaatgcagAGTGAGGGAAGCCAGAGAGTGAACTATAGAAAACCACCACTGCAGACTGAAGGGAAGGCAAGACCTAATGGAAGAAGCCTCCATTTCTGTGGTATGTTGTTTGTTTATAACCAAAATCCATAACAGCAATGATGAAAATGCCTAAAGCAGAGAGTGTATTCACCATGAGGCAAATGAGCTAGAAGTAGGGGCAAAGAAACTGAAGCTATATAAATGATTTTCAGTTTGTCTTAACAAATTTAACTGCGTCCTCTATTCTAGTtggcattaaaagaaaaaaaaaggcctttaATTTGGATGTTTGGTTTTAGGTCTGTAAAACCTCAAAACTGACCAATCAGAGTCTGGGATTCTTGTGGCTATAGTGACTGGCTTAGCTCTCTTGTTTACTCCTCAAATGAAGGCTTTAACTGAGCTGACAGGTATAACCCTGGGGTCATCCTAGCCGTCATTTGGGGAAAAGCTTTCTAAGTCTAAAACTAACACATAAGAAAATAGTGCAGAAATACCATTCTTGATGCTTTGAGAATCTGAGTATAATCACATCAGAACAAATAAAAACCCTGGACTTCCCACATATCTGAGCAATAAgttttttggtattaaaaaaaaaaaaaagagtaagagagaaaaggaaagggaaatgtCCTCGGTATATAATAACAACACATCTAGgtctccaaataggaaaaggagtacatcaaggctgtatattgtcaccctgattatttaacttctatgcagagtacatcatgagaaacactgggctgaaagaagcacaagctggaatcaagattgctgggagaaatatcaataacctcagatatgcagaagacaccacccttatggcaggaagtgaagaggaactaaaaagcctcttgatgaaagtgaaagaggagagggaaaaagttggcttaaagctcaacattcagaaaactaagatcatggcttctggtcccatcacttcatgggaaatagatggggaaatagtggaaacagtgtcagactttatttttttgggctccaaaatcactgcagatggtgactgcaaccatgaaattaaaagatgcttactccctaggacagttatgaccaacctagacagcatattcaaatgcagagacattactttgccaacaaaggtccatctagtcaaggctatggtttttccagtagtcatgtatggatgtgagagttggactgtgaagaaagctgagcaccgaagaattgatgctttgaattgtggtgttggagaagactcttgagagtcccttggactgcaaggagatccaaccagtccattctgaaggagatcagccctgggtgttcactggaaggactgatgctaaagctgaaactccagtactttggccacctcatgcaaagagttgactcattggaaaagactctgatgctgggagggattgggggcaggaggagaaggggacgacagaggatgagatggctggatggcatcaccgactcgatggacatgtgtttgggtgaactccgggagttggtgatggacagggaggcctggtgtgctgcagttcatggggttgcaaagagttggacacgactgagcgactgaactgaactgaacctttgcaatgccatggactgtagtccgccaggctcctctgtccatgggatttctcaggcaagaatactggagtgggttgccatttccttctccaggggatcttcccaacccagggatctaactcacgtttcttgcttggcaggcaggttctttaccactcttccacctgggaagcccatactaaaCAAAACAACTATAACTCCACAGTCCAGAGaggacctctctctctctctcttctttggtGGTTCCAGAAGTTCCTCAGTTCTAAGACATTATGAATGCTTCTGTAGCCTGCCAGCGGTGATTCTAAACTTCTAAGTACACCAAACTCATAAAGGACTATCAGGAACGGGACAAGCATTATGTCCTGGTGACAAGCCAACTCTATTAACTTGTTATACAGTGGATATGAAGGAATGGGATACAAATCCACTGGTTCTACCACTGTTAGGTTGGATTCCTGTTAAAAACAAGTCTCCAGCAGTCAAACCAATGTGCCATCAAAAATGGCTGCAATCAAACagtaaacaaaaattattaactGTATCTGTtggatacagaaataaaataatgggaAAACTGTTACTTTTTTCCGTCGACAATTCAAAAGATGTTGCAtgccaaatatagaaaataaagctGAGATACACGAAAatgcagagaggaaaaagaatgaacaggGTATTAGGTGCCGCTGAGAAACTTAATGTAAGGAACTTTCTGAATTCCTCCACTAAAATGTAAAAGCCTGGCTCGCGGTCACTTACTTGGACTTTCTCTCCTCGTGGCCGTCTCTGGGGTTCCGGTCTTCTCGCAGATCTTCCCGCTTTTCCCTGCGGTCCTCGCGAGCTTTCTCCTTGTCTTCCCACTCCCTCTGGCGCTCGCGCTCGCGCTCCCTCTCCCTCGCTCTCTCCCGCTCGCGCTCGCGTTCGCGCTCCCTCTCCCGCTCACGCTCCCGCTCCCTCTCTTCGCGCTCGCGCTCCCGCTCTTTCTCCCGCTCGcgctccctttctctctccctctctctgtcgtGCTCCCGGTCACGCTCTCGCTCCcggtctctctccttctctctttctctctcgcgCTCGCGCTCCCGCGCCGCCCGCTCTCTTTccagttctctctctttctctctctcccggTCCCTCTCCCGCTCGCGCTCCCTCTCCCGCTCGCGCTCCCGTTCCCGGTCTCTCTCCCTAGCCCTTTCGTCTCTTCTATCATCCGTTCTGTCTACTCTTCGTTCCTCTCTTCGTTCATCACGCTCAAGCTCGTCATTCCTTCCCTGATGTCGAATTGGTGAGCTTGGTCTTTGATCTACAATGAAAATCAAGTTTCATCAGTGATTAATTTGACAGATTAAAGCTATTGTTAAGACAGTATGGCAAATCTTAAACTTTATCTGTGTATAGGGTCACACTGGCAACAAATATAAATCAGGtactatatttacttttaatcatCCAAATAATCACCACTAGATGTTTAAAAGTATTCTTTTCTTAAAGGTCAACTTTATTTGCCCTCTAACTACCGCGTTTTCTGCTCCCAtcaaccccgctcccacctcccgcTGATCCGCCTTTCATCTTTCTCTGCATGCTCCCTACCCTGCCTCCAGCCCACTGCTCCAACCCCATTTTCTGCCATCTCTACCCTTCACCTCTGATCTTCTCTGTCCCCCCAGCAGGGCCTGAGAACACTGGTGGCAAAGGATAGGGGCAGCAGGAGGTGTAGAACATAggagctaaaggaaaaaaaaaatttccctcgtAAGTCACACCTCTAATTTCAGgctgaaaatatatacacaaagtgTAGCTACTATGTGAGGAAAATATAGAAGAACAAAACATCTGTCAGTAATTGTTGCTGTGATGTCAATTTatcataaaatagaatataagGGTACTGATGCTTAGCCatcttgaaataaatataaaaagtgttTCATATTAGTgatctatatttataaatactaatAAACTGAAAACTTTAATCATATAATTACTCAGATGAAGAGCTGTTTTCTTAAAATGCTAAATGATGATAACCTcatcaaatttatatatatatatatatatatattttaatacacgAATCATATAAACACAGACTGAATGCATGCTGCCCAATATGCCCAATTGAGCAAAAAATTAGTCTGGGATCAAAAAATGTCTAAGAAAATGGCATGAACCTTTCCACAGAGATAGCCATGTTTGAAAAGCAGGTCACTGTGCCTGGATCTAGGCTACTATGATGTCTCTATTTTCACACTACAAAGTAATGTTTACTAGTTAGTCATAAAGGTCCAAAACAATATGGCCAACAGGGTTGGTACATGAAATCTCTAGCATCAACTTATTAATCAGAATAATTTTAGGATATCTGTAGGGAAGGGGCCAATATAGTAATATTGAATTTCCTTTCTTATCACAggtaaaagaaatcagaattatCCATGCTTATTCTTTATATATCAAGCTATGAAagttcacagaattttaaaacttaaaactgaaagaaaactaaACTCTGTCCacccctcctttcctcctgttCTTCTTAGAATTTATGGTCCAAAAGTTGATTTATCAAAGTCACAGAGATGGTAAATACATGAGGCTCTCAGGACTAGAAGTCAGTTCCCTTACACCCagtccccctcttttttttttttttttttttttctgaaatcaatttaaatttaaaatggttCCATGTACTATACTCTAGTTCCTGGAAAGCTATATACTCATGTCTTTGTCTGAATTCCTGGTTTGGGGGTCATACTAATGTCACAAAGCTTACAAAACAACCTGAAACAAATTCAATACTGTAATTTATAGCAATTCATACTTGAAATTTCTGATTATAGCAATGTTAGGAAATAGACTGCTTTACTCAGGCAAGCTTTTTCTGACAAATGAAAACTTATCTTCCCAACCacgctgacaaagttccatacttcaaagaaaatgaaaaggaacatcACTTAatacatctcatcttctgtatcCTTCCccaaaaatgtgtttttcaaagGTACACCTCTCTTCATATACTTCCTTACTTTAATGAATGGCATGCCCACTCATGAAACCCATTCTGAGTTGTCCAAGTCCCACTGTATTCAAGTACCATAAATTTCActctcaaaatatttcttttttccatttcctctctCAATTCCTACAATTCATATTATTAACTTAGACTTTGGTCAGTTCTTGGATGCCCATGTTATCAGGGGTCTAATGTTGTCTTTGGTCTTTTCGTAGACTctctaatgtttttatttttattgatgaaaactaatttttttccccaactgcttaaaaaaaaaaaaaaaaaggctgtttaAAAGCACTTATTATAGGCAGTGAAAAAGGCAATTAAATCCAAAATTTTTAGCC encodes the following:
- the ZC3H13 gene encoding zinc finger CCCH domain-containing protein 13 isoform X6 — its product is MKRQKIQRELMKLEQENMEKREEIIIKKEVSPEVVRSKLSPSPSLRKSSKSPKRKSSPKSSSSTSKKDRKTTAVSSPLLDQQRNSKSNQSKKKGPRTPSPPPPIQEDIALGKKYKEKYKLKDRIEEKPRDGKDRGRDFERQREKRDKPRSTSPAGQHHSPISSRHHSSSSQSGSSIQRHSPSPRRKRTPSPSYQRTITPPLRRSASPYPSHSLASPQRKQSPPRHRSPVREKGRHDHERASQSHDRRHERREETRGKRDREKDTREEREYEQDQSSSRDHRDDREPRDGRDRRDARDTRDRRELRDSRDVRDSREMRDYSRDNKESRDPRDSRSTRDAHDYRDRESRDAHRKEDAYQEESRSYGRNHLREESSRTEIRNDSRNESRSEIRNDRMGRSRGRAPEMPEKGSRGTRGSQIDSHSSSSNYHDSWETRSSYPERDRYPERDNREQARDSSFERRHGERDRRDNRERAPMFYTSCCPYPLPPVFSGPAGGTEKIRDQRPSSPIRHQGRNDELERDERREERRVDRTDDRRDERARERDRERERERERERERERDREREKERELERERAAREREREREREKERDRERERDREHDREREREREREREKEREREREERERERERERERERERERERARERERERERQREWEDKEKAREDRREKREDLREDRNPRDGHEERKSKKRYRNEGSPSPRQSPKRRREHSPDSDAYNSGDDKNEKHRLLSQVVRPQESRSLSPSHLTEDRQGRWREDDRKPERKESSRRYEEQDFKEKVSSVDKQREQTEITESSRTRSQDLTGHHPSEDRDTSDGAYEESKRKAKIQKKPIKRKKDDDVGMGRGNTEIASEDGQVFSPKKGQKKKSVEKKRKRSRGDSDISDEETVQQSKKKRGPRTPPITAKEEPADMPSDKDGALEDPQKKEDTAFSDWSDEDVPDRTDLTEPEHAATATTPGRTPSPSSLPPPPPPLAATAATPATAFSTSTTTISTSALPTTNTSFTSEDSHRKCHRTRAEKVEAPHVTIEDAPHRKPVDQKRSSSLGSNRSNRSHTSGRLRSPSNDSAHRSGDDQNGRKRVLHSGSRDREKTKSLEITGERKSRIDQLKRGEPSRSTSSDRQDSRSHSSRRSSPESDRQVHSRSGSFDSRERLQERDRYEHERERERERRDVRQRDWERDADKDWPRNRDRDRLRERERERDKRRDLDRERERLLSDALERDRERDRDRTFEGSQVESVKRSEVKLESEHDRDLEGSSRDSGALDKERLDKDLGSVQGFEDTSRAERTESVEAGDDESKLDDAHSLGSGAGEGYEPISDDELDEILAGDAEKREDQQDEEKMPDPLDVIDVDWSGLMPKHPKEPREPGAALLKFTPGAVMLRVGISKKLAGPELFTKVKETCQRLLEKPKDTDSLFEHELGALNMAALLRKEERANLLSNLGPCCKALCFRRDSAIRKQLVKNEKGTVKQAYTNAPVVDNELLRLSLRLFKRKTMCQAPGPEKTEDDKLSQSGIQQELCVS